The Sediminicola sp. YIK13 genomic sequence ATGCTGTAGATCCTACAACTATTGCCAATACTAAACTAAATACGCTTTTTCTCATTGTTTTAATTTTTAAAGTTAATGCTTGTTGTTTATATATGTGTAATTAAATTCTCTTTGGATTTTCTTACTTTCTTGTAATGCTGTGTTTCGTCTTCCTCAGAACGATATCCTATAGCTACCAATACGGATGTGTTCAACCCCTTTTCGGTTAAGCCTAAAATGTTGTTGAATTGGTCTGCATCAAAACCTTCCATGGGACAGGCATCAATTTTGTTGATCGCTGCTGCCGATAATAGGTTGCCTAGGGCGATGTAGGTTTGTTTCGCTGTCCAAACCGCCTTGGCATCTTCGGAAAGCGGTACCAATTTCGATTTCATAAAATCAGCGTATCCCTTCAATCCTTCTGCAGGGATTCCTCGTGTTGCACTTACGTTCTCCACATATTCCTCTACCAGCTCAGCCCCAAATGTATTTTGATTGGCCAAAACTATGAGATGGGAAGCATCCGTGATTTGTGACTGGTCCCATGCAGCAGGCCTTAATTTAGACCTTATTTCAGCATTTTCTACAACAAATATTTGGTAAGGTTGTAAGCCAAAAGAAGAAGCGCTCAATTTTGTTGCTTCCAATAAGGAATCCAAATCTTCTTTCGACACTTTTTTAGTAGCATCAAATTTTTTGGTGGCATAACGCCAATTTAAACTTTCTATATAGGTACTCA encodes the following:
- a CDS encoding NAD(P)H-dependent oxidoreductase, which codes for MSTYIESLNWRYATKKFDATKKVSKEDLDSLLEATKLSASSFGLQPYQIFVVENAEIRSKLRPAAWDQSQITDASHLIVLANQNTFGAELVEEYVENVSATRGIPAEGLKGYADFMKSKLVPLSEDAKAVWTAKQTYIALGNLLSAAAINKIDACPMEGFDADQFNNILGLTEKGLNTSVLVAIGYRSEEDETQHYKKVRKSKENLITHI